A segment of the Hemicordylus capensis ecotype Gifberg chromosome 6, rHemCap1.1.pri, whole genome shotgun sequence genome:
TGACTGTTCCAGGAAGCAGGCATCATAGTAGGTGGTCCTCCTCACTCTCTTTCCCCTTCAGGACTAACTTCATGATATGAATGTTTCACAGTGcctgattgtttttgttttaaacctaTTTTCTTTACATTTCTAGTTTGTATTTTTAGTGGGTATATTTCCTAGGATACAACACAAGgcacccctactaactgagcaaagaggcaccttttaaaagtagtaaaTCTCCTTCTTTCGCAGggagtgagcaactggccctatccatccccagtacagcatccctccatggcTGCTCCTGGCATCgactttattttccttttttagattgtgagccctttgggggcacatattatttatttatttatatcaatggaAATCacttgagggtcttcttaaaagcaaacagagaaggagatgttcttatttcagctgggagttTGTTCCAATACCccatggcagccacagagaaggcccggtaaGGGTCAGGGTTAATCATTGCTATTGCTGATGCTGAAAATGTAGTAAAGAAAAGAGTCAACTAGTGGAAACTTTTCCCCAACAATCACCATTGCCTCAAAATTGCCACCAGTTTCAACGTTGCCAAATTTTGTCCACCACCCcaaatttaagtttcaaaatttCTCAAAAAGAATGTTTGGCTCCACACTACATCTgaactttttctctctcttgcgcTGGTTCTTTTTTCTGGTACAGCAGGATCAGCCTATCAGAAAACCACAAAGGAATATACTGAACTAATAGAACTAATAAAATAAACcatcaaaaacaattaaaattaaaacagttcaaaaccaTGCAAAAATCACTAAAGGTAAGGTGAAAAAGATCTGTTTGTAGGTCTCTTCTAGAAGCTGGTAAAGACCTTAAGCCTCAATTATCTATAGATATTGCCTTCTACAGCACAAgagaagctacagagaagtcccAATTCTGAACCACCACCAGGAATGGTTGTAGTAGtaggagatggacctctctcaatgcctttaatgtgcagtggggatcatgctgaTTTAGGCACTCTCCCAGATAATCTAGTCCTAGGCTATAAAAGGGTAATTTAGGGATATAAAGGGGGTAATTACCagtactttatattttgcctgtaCCAGTACTTTATAATTTTCCTCCTGATTTTCACCCCTTCCTAGCCACCCGACCCCaccaaagtaggggtgtgcattttggaattttcttgtttagatttgtatccgaatcgaaacacccccgttttgttttgtactcaaattttctgaatccgaatcagccctgttttgttttgtagccgaattttccgaatctgaatacgaatcgatttggatttttaaaaagggtaccagggcaaaaaagagtgggtggtggtggtagtgtccaatgggtggaagctaccacccacatttcaaaggaattaggcaaagggctgattttttgtgaattttttaagtttacacatctttaagaattttcccatagggaataatggggattccagcaaatgtatcacttcaaatcaaggggaaagggatgacccagagtggagtgtggtgggtggtagtgcccaaagggggcaaggaaacttccagaattatctcaaaagaattaggaacataggaaactgtcatatactgagtcagaccattggtctatctagctcagtattgtcttcacagactggcagcagcttctccaaggttgctggcaggaatctctctcagccctatcttggagaagccagggagggaacttgaaaccttctgctcttcccagagcagcttcatcccctgaggggaatatcttgcagtgctcacatatcaagtctcccattcatatgcaaccagggcagatcctgcttagctatggagacaagtcatgctcaaccacaagaccagttctcctctccatcgggcaaagggctgatcttttgtgaattgttgaagtttacgtgtcttttaagatttctcccatagggaaaaatggaggtttcagcagcccctggggtttcccagagtgaggggttgtgtagtgcacatagggtgccaaccacctccatacccacaagcccttggggtactgggttttgtgtttctgaggtgtccattgtagattctctggtagtatatgagattttcagtgaaaaacaagaatccactctcatatgctaccagagaatctacactcagaacaccacagaaacaacagaacccagcaccccatgagttagcaacccttcccctggccaatgtggggccagtaaagagtggcaagaagcaaaagagccaatggggaacaaggagggaattgtcagcaggtcagcccatgatttaggtcaccgatcagaaggctggaagggtgggaaattcaaagagatgtcaaacacaaaatggagactgactcagagatcaccacaaaatggaggtccaaaacaacaaaacgttttgtagccgaaacagggacgttttgttttgtatacaaaacttctggatctggaaaatgggtgttttgttttgtctacaaaacacccgaaacaggctgttttgggtacaaaatgttttgtatccgaaacgtttcgcacatccctacaccaaaGCCCACTCTGGACAATACAACCAAGACCTCATTCGGCCCTACACAGCTGGGATGACCAAAGCTGCTGGAGCTGCTGCTAGAGCTGCACAAATTTAAGGCCTGCTGCCTTCCCGAACACCGTGCCACCACGAGGCCCAGCTATTCCTCCGCAACATATTCACCCTCGCCAAACTCATACACATTGtggagaagagggaggggctgccaAGCCACAAGGTCATGCTATGGCTCTCATCCCCATCATTGGCTGCCAGTCCAAAGGAGCACAAGGCCAGGGATGGGCAGGGAGCTGTCTGTTCTGCCTCCCTGAAGCCCAGGAGCAAACCCTGCACCATCTGGCAGCCTTACAGTTCTGGGTGGAAAAGAATTTCTTTCATGATCTAGCAACTTTAGTCCAACACCAACGTATAAAACATGGTCATCTGTATATTTCTGCTACAATAAGACAAGTATCTATAGAGTACAATTATTGCCAATGTTGGGGAGATTCTACTGTAAGTTAGGGCAAGATTAAATATTATCCATATCCATTCCATGTATATGTGATTTAGGATGAGTGTGATATTGATAATGCCAACTATTTGTTGAACTATAGAACCTGTGAGTAAAAAGATATAGAGATCAGATTTGCTAACTATCTGATCATTTATTTAATCATTCTAGTCATTCAAGAAAATTAATCATTCTCTTGGATATTTTGGCCAGGTAAACAAGGCATTCTAGAGTTTTTAAAGCCAGATCATTTTTCAACTTCAAGcttgatttttttcccccttccagtttgtttgttttttgtttgtttgtttgtcatatgtGTACACAtccaacttccatctctgggtggttaacaacaacataaaacaagttaagatATAcctaaaaatcttaaaacaattgaCGCAATCTAAAAATTgaacacagattaaaacttaaacatttaaaaagctggaaatgctTTTTATGCTGAAATGCTGAAAAGGtgagttttcaagtgctttttaaaaattgttagagatggggaggatcgtatttcaattgggagcgcattccactgtctcagggcagcaactgagatggCCCGTCCCCATATGGCAACCAGCCGAGCTGGcaacaactggagatggacctctccagaagacctcaatgggtggtggggctcatgatgaagacgATGTTCTCATAAATACCCCGGGCCTAAGTAATTGTTTACTTAACAATCCTCACTTTTCTCATGCTCTTGTATATACTCCTTCACTTATGTAACTACTATTTTCATCTCATCTTCAACTACCTTTGGTGTTTAGAAGCTTCTTCTATAGTTTCTGATTTCTCTTATGAATTAGGTGTTGCCTTCATGTTTATTCCCTAATGAGATTGTTCAGGCTGATAAAATGATGTGGATGCACCACAGTCATTATATTCAGCAATGGAAGACACATACTAATAAATTCATCCAATTCTGCATGGTTGCACAAGATGACCAGGGTTTTAAGGAAGTTTGAAGCACTGGATGCTGAATTGTGAATAAAATTATGGCTTCTGTTCATCACAGACATTAGGGAGCTGATGTGTGTTGGAGATCTGCAGAAAGTATAGTAATTGTATGCTTATTTCCCATGAGCCATAATTTGGTGTAACAATGCAACTCAATTAATCAAGCTTCCATAATATTCTGGCTTTAAGGTAAGGATTCTTTCTAGTTTTTTGTCCAGACCTCTTAACACCTTTCCTGTCCCTAtctctcattctttctttctcatgtaaatacatgctccctttggttcaaCTCTCCCTAAATCATGCTTTTTAAACATCTTTTTAAACATCTCTGCACTGATGGAATGAATTCTGAACTCCACCACAGGCCCAGAAAAACATTATACTGCCATCATTCTTATCATCTATTTTActgagaggaaaaataagaacatTAGCAAGTGTTGTTGCCATGAGTGTCTGCAGGCAGGGCGGTTCAAAGTATATGCTTAAAAACGTTAATCCAGACATGAATCCATGGGATGCAACCTCATCTCCTGCCCCCTAACACAGACTACACCattttaggctgcatgtgtgagctGTATGTTTCAATTCTTCCACTGAGAAAAGCCACTATTGAAAACTATTGAAAACTAGTATGTTCAGGAAAAGAGTTAAAGCCTTTCCCATGGCGTACAtatttttgattgatttttaGTGCATTAATTTATAACCCCACAGTTAAGCACAACTTCCCAAATGAGGATACAGGCAAAAACTATTTAACTGCAGTCTAACATGCTACATCATTTGAAAAATTAAATTGAATGCTGTTCTATCCTGTTCTTAGAGGTGCTCTTTACCCTGGACCTCCAgcccaaaatccagggcctccacacccccaccatatcatctttagtctgtcctaggtggtgtaaatatacctgttttatattcttacatgtttgtgagttcagttgctgtttgagcCCTCAAAAAACCAATATGTTAAAAACACTGAATATGTAACAGGGTGTGTGTTTAttgggggatggtgcttaacttgcagcaggaggtGGATGGGTACTtcccaaggcctttaggcccaggcctCAAAAATTACCTACATGTACTCTATGTCTGCTcttgaaaaaaatttaaatgaacaaAACCTCCCAGCACAATTTTGGGTCTCCTTTTTGCTCAGGGACTCATGATTGGCAGGATTAGAACTCCCATTTCCCCACAAATCAATCTCTTAATGTGCTAAAATTGATTCCATGCCATCTGATGTCAGTTCATGAGAGGTATATTGCATGTTACCTTGAAATAGGATGAGCAATGCAAATGACAAAGGGCCAACATGCAAATGAGTTTTTGCATTACTGATGCATCATTCAGAATGAATTGAAGCCAGACCACCACACACAAACATAAGATGCAACTCTATTGACACTGACAGATATGAACCACTGACATTTAAAGTTGCTACCATCATACTGTCAGGGCAGCTGCTCATACATCAACCCTCAGGAGGCAACAGCCCACATAAAAATAATACCTAGAGACGATGTCGACCTGACAAAGAACTGGACAACAGCTGTGTCTACTGGTTGGGGATTGTATGTGACCTACCTGTTCCAGGAATTGATCCTGAGAAAATGAATGACGTATGTTATGAGAGGATCCAGCACTAACATTTTCAACTTTGTAACCCTTACTCAGAGTGTGTAACAAACACACATTGCCCAGGTGGGATTATCAATCTCATTTTTACAATATAGCCAAAATAGGTTGTGTTTGCTTCTTTGATTACATTGCTTGTTCAGGTTCAACTATGATCTGAGAGACGAAACTTGAACTAAAGTGACTTCTGCAGTCATTACTCAATAATAATTGTTTGGTGATAATTCCTGCCTCTGTTTAGATGCACCTGAATGTTGATCCAGAAGTTGGAAATCAAACAGCTCCTGTGGTGTTTATTCTCCTGGACTTTAATAGTGAGGATCTGCACATattattgtttatattgtttctaGCTTTGTATATTGCAACTATGGCTAGCAATATCCTCATTGTAATTCTAGTGGTCACTGATCAGCACCTTCAGACACCCATGTATTTCTTCCTGGGGAACCTGTCCTGCCTAGAAACCTGCTACAGCTCAACCATTGTGCCAAGAATGCTGGCTAGTTTCCTTAGTGGAGACAAATCCATTTCCATTAGTGGATGTTTTGCACAACTTTATTTCTTTGGCTGTCTCCTAACTGTTGAAAGCTACTTTTTAGCAGTGATGTCTTATGATCGTTATTTAGCAATATGCAAACCATTGCATTACTCAATGCTCATGAATGGCAGAATTTGCAGCCTGTTGATTGCTGGGTCATGGATAATTGGATCACTACCTGTCAATATTTGTATACCTTTAGCGTCTCAGTTGAATTTTTGTGGGCCTAACAAAATTAATCATTTCTTCTGTGATTTGACTCCAATGATAAGACTCTCCTGTAATGATACCCATTTGGTTGAAATTACCACCTTCATATTATCTTCCCTAAACACTCTGCCCCCTTTCCTAATAACGGTGACTTCTTACATTTGCATCATCAAGACCATTTTAAGAATCCCATCCACCACTGGGAAAGAAAAGGCATTCTCTACCTGCTCCTCTCACCTCACAGTGGTTGCTTGTTTCTATGGCTCATTGATGATTGTTTATGTCTTACCAGACATGAGTTACTTGAGTGAACTGAAGAAAATCTTCTCTCTGTTCTACACTTTGCTCACTCCTCTGATCAATCCACTCATATACAGCTTGAGGAACAAAGAGGTAAAGGAAGCACTTAAAAAAACTTTCAAGATCCTGTATGGAACTTATTGAATAATTCGAGAGGGGAATAGTTAAAACTCTGATCTATTATATATGTGGCAATATGGGGTAGGAGCTAGAGAAGTGCATACCAACTTGAGGTCATGCTAGTTTGCTAGAATTGGTTCAGTGTGccctcgagctgaactgggcctggttcagctcaaccttcAGCTGAGCCTGCTCACAACCCCGGCTggctcagggccagttcagagattctaaaccttaaaaaaaatttttactcAGCCCTGCAGCACTGTGGGTCCATCGGCCTTGGGGGATGCTGGAGCAGCAcatgctccctggccatttgtCATGCCATGCAAATGACCATAGAACatacacagcagcctccaaaatgaccgctGCCACCATGACAAGGGTCAGAATGGCCCAGAAATGGGCAGAAACAGTCCTTGCAGGACCGGATGGAGGTCAACAGGGTGAAGAAAGAGACTAAGAAGACCACCAGCGGGCTACACCAGCACCTCCCCAAGGCTGCGAGACCCACAGTGCTGCAGCAgtgagtaatttttttaaattaaaaaaaaattagaactcCTGTATCGGCTCAGATTGGAGCCAGGCTGGTGGGGTGGGATTCGGTGGCATAAAACCAAACATGCTCAGTTTAGTTCATGTTCGACAAACCGGTTTTGTTCACACACACCCTCTACTAGAAGCCAGCAAAAACATGTTACAAATAAATCCTATTAAAAACCTgcatcttatgcatgtttacccagaaAAAGGGAAACATGCAccatatacaggttgagtatcccttatatggacatccgaaatccagaatgctccaaaatctggacaccatgctgtgacaaaaaaccaaaaacaaaatgtctcagctcactttaaaaatgcagtcaaacctccctcttcagggccagggccatcccaccaccgcctccctcagggccaggccaggccgtcccaccacggcccacccacccacactacCGCCACTGGAGGCTCCTGCCTCCTCCAGTCACCTTTTCAGCCATCCACCTCCttgccgccgccattat
Coding sequences within it:
- the LOC128331193 gene encoding olfactory receptor 6B1-like, whose amino-acid sequence is MHLNVDPEVGNQTAPVVFILLDFNSEDLHILLFILFLALYIATMASNILIVILVVTDQHLQTPMYFFLGNLSCLETCYSSTIVPRMLASFLSGDKSISISGCFAQLYFFGCLLTVESYFLAVMSYDRYLAICKPLHYSMLMNGRICSLLIAGSWIIGSLPVNICIPLASQLNFCGPNKINHFFCDLTPMIRLSCNDTHLVEITTFILSSLNTLPPFLITVTSYICIIKTILRIPSTTGKEKAFSTCSSHLTVVACFYGSLMIVYVLPDMSYLSELKKIFSLFYTLLTPLINPLIYSLRNKEVKEALKKTFKILYGTY